In one window of Macrotis lagotis isolate mMagLag1 chromosome 5, bilby.v1.9.chrom.fasta, whole genome shotgun sequence DNA:
- the LOC141489906 gene encoding trace amine-associated receptor 6-like gives MNSSSESQHVQFCFENVNGSCIKNPYSQGPRVILYVVFGLGALLAVFGNLLVMISIFHFKQLHSPANFLIASLACADFLVGATVMPFSMVRSVESCWYFGEMFCTFHSCGDTAFCYASLFHLCFISIDRYVAVTDPLIYPTKFTVNISGLCIALSWIIPITYSGSVFYTGANDDGLEELISALTCVGSCQVYVNQSWVLVDFLLFFVPTMVMVILYSKIFLVAKLQARKIENASSKGESSSSDSYKTRVAKRERKAAKTLGIAVIAFLISWLPYSIDALIDAFIGFITPAYIYEILCWFAYYNSAMNPLIYAFFYPWFRKAIKLIVTGKILQDSSSTMNLFSEQGKALE, from the coding sequence ATGAATAGCAGCTCTGAGTCTCAGCATGTACAATTCTGCTTTGAAAATGTAAATGGGTCCTGTATTAAAAATCCCTATTCCCAAGGACCTCGTGTGATCCTCTATGTGGTATTTGGTTTAGGGGCTTTACTTGCAGTTTTTGGAAACCTGCTGGTAATGATTTCTATCTTTCATTTCAAGCAGTTGCACTCTCCGGCCAATTTTCTCATTGCCTCTTTGGCTTGTGCAGATTTTTTAGTGGGAGCCACTGTGATGCCCTTCAGCATGGTGAGGTCCGTGGAGAGTTGCTGGTATTTTGGGGAGATGTTCTGTACATTTCATAGCTGTGGGGATACAGCATTTTGCTATGCTTCGCTCTTTCATTTGTGCTTCATCTCCATTGATAGATATGTTGCTGTCACTGACCCACTGATCTATCCAACCAAGTTCACTGTGAATATTTCTGGACTGTGCATTGCTCTCTCCTGGATTATCCCCATTACTTACAGTGGTTCTGTTTTCTACACAGGTGCCAATGATGATGGATTGGAGGAATTAATAAGTGCCCTCACCTGTGTAGGGAGTTGTCAGGTTTATGTGAATCAAAGTTGGGTACTGGtagattttttgttgttctttgtccCCACCATGGTTATGGTCATTCTTTACTCTAAGATTTTTCTTGTAGCTAAACTCCAAGCTAGGAAAATCGAAAATGCAAGTAGCAAAGGGGAATCTTCATCTTCAGATAGTTACAAAACCAGAGTGgccaagagggagagaaaagcagCAAAAACACTGGGTATTGCAGTGATTGCATTTCTGATTTCTTGGTTACCCTATTCAATTGATGCATTAATTGATGCCTTCATAGGCTTCATCACCCCTGCTTATATTTATGAAATTCTTTGTTGGTTTGCTTATTATAACTCTGCCATGAACCCTTTGATTTATGCTTTCTTTTATCCATGGTTTaggaaagcaataaaactgattgtAACTGGGAAAATCTTACAGGACAGCTCTTCAACCATGAATTTATTCTCTGAGCAAGGCAAAGCATTGgaataa
- the LOC141489907 gene encoding trace amine-associated receptor 7a-like isoform X2, protein MTCSGSQSTVQLCYENINGSCIKTSYSPVPRVILYFVYGLGAVLAVLGNLFVMISILHFKQLHSPANFLIASLACTDFLVGATVMPFSMVRSVESCWYFGETYCKFHSSFDGSFCYCSIFHLCFISIDRYIAVTDPLVYPTKFTLSVSGLCILFSWILAITFSFSLFFSGANDDGLEELVSALTCVGGCQIAVNQTWVLIDFMLFFIPTLVMIILYCKIFLVAKQQARKIESMSSKTESSSESYNARVSKRERKAAKTLGIAVIAFLISWFPYFIESIIDAFLGFIIPTYIFEILIWFTYYNSAMNPLIYAFFYPWFRKAIKLIVTGKVFRGHSSTIDLFSEQIKVLD, encoded by the exons atgacttgctcagggtcacagagta CTGTACAGCTCTGCTATGAGAACATCAATGGTTCCTGCATTAAAACCTCCTACTCTCCTGTTCCCCGAGTCATCCTCTACTTCGTCTATGGTTTGGGAGCTGTGCTGGCTGTCTTGGGAAACCTCTTTGTCATGATTTCAATCCTTCACTTCAAGCAGCTGCACTCTCCAGCCAATTTTCTTATTGCTTCCTTGGCTTGTACTGACTTTTTGGTGGGAGCCACTGTGATGCCGTTTAGCATGGTGAGGTCAGTGGAGAGTTGCTGGTATTTTGGGGAGACTTATTGCAAATTTCACTCTTCTTTTGATGGGTCATTTTGTTATTGTTCCATTTTTCACTTGTGCTTCATCTCCATTGACAGATACATTGCTGTCACTGACCCTCTGGTCTATCCAACCAAGTTCACTCTGTCAGTTTCAGGTCTATGCATCTTGTTCTCCTGGATTCTTGCCATTACTTttagtttttcactttttttctcagGTGCCAATGATGATGGGCTGGAGGAATTAGTAAGTGCCCTCACTTGTGTGGGAGGTTGCCAGATTGCTGTGAATCAAACCTGGGTACTGATAGACTTTATGTTGTTCTTCATTCCCACTCTGGTGATGATCATTCTTTATTGTAAGATTTTCCTAGTAGCTAAACAACAGGCTAGAAAGATTGAAAGTATGAGCAGCAAAACTGAGTCATCCTCAGAGAGTTACAATGCCAGAGTgtcaaagagggagagaaaagcagCAAAAACACTAGGCATTGCTGTGATTGCATTTCTTATTTCATGGTTCCCATACTTTATTGAATCAATAATTGATGCATTCCTAGGGTTCATCATCCCAACATATATTTTTGAGATATTAATATGGTTTACCTATTATAACTCAGCCATGAACCCTTTGATTTATGCTTTCTTTTATCCTTGGTTTCGAAAAGCAATTAAACTAATTGTTACTGGGAAAGTCTTCAGGGGTCACTCTTCCACAATAGATTTATTTTCTGAACAAATTAAGGTTTTAGACTGA
- the LOC141489907 gene encoding trace amine-associated receptor 7a-like isoform X1 — protein sequence MINSTNESQPAAVQLCYENINGSCIKTSYSPVPRVILYFVYGLGAVLAVLGNLFVMISILHFKQLHSPANFLIASLACTDFLVGATVMPFSMVRSVESCWYFGETYCKFHSSFDGSFCYCSIFHLCFISIDRYIAVTDPLVYPTKFTLSVSGLCILFSWILAITFSFSLFFSGANDDGLEELVSALTCVGGCQIAVNQTWVLIDFMLFFIPTLVMIILYCKIFLVAKQQARKIESMSSKTESSSESYNARVSKRERKAAKTLGIAVIAFLISWFPYFIESIIDAFLGFIIPTYIFEILIWFTYYNSAMNPLIYAFFYPWFRKAIKLIVTGKVFRGHSSTIDLFSEQIKVLD from the coding sequence ATGATAAATAGCACCAATGAATCCCAGCCTGCAGCTGTACAGCTCTGCTATGAGAACATCAATGGTTCCTGCATTAAAACCTCCTACTCTCCTGTTCCCCGAGTCATCCTCTACTTCGTCTATGGTTTGGGAGCTGTGCTGGCTGTCTTGGGAAACCTCTTTGTCATGATTTCAATCCTTCACTTCAAGCAGCTGCACTCTCCAGCCAATTTTCTTATTGCTTCCTTGGCTTGTACTGACTTTTTGGTGGGAGCCACTGTGATGCCGTTTAGCATGGTGAGGTCAGTGGAGAGTTGCTGGTATTTTGGGGAGACTTATTGCAAATTTCACTCTTCTTTTGATGGGTCATTTTGTTATTGTTCCATTTTTCACTTGTGCTTCATCTCCATTGACAGATACATTGCTGTCACTGACCCTCTGGTCTATCCAACCAAGTTCACTCTGTCAGTTTCAGGTCTATGCATCTTGTTCTCCTGGATTCTTGCCATTACTTttagtttttcactttttttctcagGTGCCAATGATGATGGGCTGGAGGAATTAGTAAGTGCCCTCACTTGTGTGGGAGGTTGCCAGATTGCTGTGAATCAAACCTGGGTACTGATAGACTTTATGTTGTTCTTCATTCCCACTCTGGTGATGATCATTCTTTATTGTAAGATTTTCCTAGTAGCTAAACAACAGGCTAGAAAGATTGAAAGTATGAGCAGCAAAACTGAGTCATCCTCAGAGAGTTACAATGCCAGAGTgtcaaagagggagagaaaagcagCAAAAACACTAGGCATTGCTGTGATTGCATTTCTTATTTCATGGTTCCCATACTTTATTGAATCAATAATTGATGCATTCCTAGGGTTCATCATCCCAACATATATTTTTGAGATATTAATATGGTTTACCTATTATAACTCAGCCATGAACCCTTTGATTTATGCTTTCTTTTATCCTTGGTTTCGAAAAGCAATTAAACTAATTGTTACTGGGAAAGTCTTCAGGGGTCACTCTTCCACAATAGATTTATTTTCTGAACAAATTAAGGTTTTAGACTGA